Genomic DNA from Solanum dulcamara chromosome 4, daSolDulc1.2, whole genome shotgun sequence:
AGCGTCGAACCCACAACCTCAAAGTTTGAGGTGGAGGGTGTTTACACTTGAGCAACCCTCTCTTGACAAAATTGCCATTACTTACcgaaaaaaatacattttgtgCCAGTGTTAGTGGTCCGTAAGGCTTTCAACATGAAAAAGATATCCACTTACTCGGAATATTTCACTTCTCTGGACATTTGATCGTCTGCAAAATTGGAAGTTTTTGTGGCCAATAGAggctcttcctcttcttcaaaaatatcctcgatccaaaaagaagaaagaaagatgggaaaTGCTCTCTTAACCTCAAAATAACTAGAAGACACTCACTACACAAATATACCTATTATCATTAGAGAACTAGGTCATAATCATAAGAGTGCATGCAGTCTGACCAAGGTCACACAACATACCTCTACAGCAGTGCGGCCTCTCAAAACTCGTTCTTTGTCAATTCCCCATGAGAGACATTCAGGGTTTCGTCGTCCTGCTCTGTCTGTAAAATATATATCAGGATTGCTTCGACCGATTTCAGATACCCAGTGAGGCAGTGGAATGCAAACATCATCACCAATGTTACCTCCACATTCATGGAAAGACATCACAACCTGATTCCAGTTAAAACCTCAAAACATTGCAGTCCAAAACGATGCAATAACTATAGTTACAATCACAAGTTCCAAAGGAACATTTTCTTTAGGAATTAAGTCCTTAGCATTAACAGTTGATGGCAAAAAGACCATCCTCTTTCCCCAATATTGCATTCATTCATGTAAACGAATTGGATAAAGTGGAAGAACAATGGAGTCGCAACAAAACGCATGTCAATGTCAccttaattttgagtttatgctCCCTCACAACTTGAAAAAGCCTTTTATATCCATTCCAATTATAATCTTGTGGAGCATTTGCCTCTACGATGCCCCACCAGCAATCCACCATCACACCATCAACATTTATTGACTTTAGCACTCTCAATTGCTTCACTAGACCATCCGCATCAACAAGCTCAGACTTCATATTAATAACTCCCAACTGCCAATATAACATACAAAAAAGCCTCAGGTCATCCACATATGACTGCGGAAAGCTGTAAACAACAGTCCTCGTGTAAAAGGATCCAGTTGCTAGGGAAATAGGGAAATGGAGAAAAGATACAGGTGATTGAGAAATGCGAAGAACAAGGAAGAATTAACAAGGTCTAAGTTCAGAAGCCTCACAGGTAGCATAACATAAACAGGAATGTAGGGTGTCCCAGCAAAATCATGCTCCTGGAATTTTGTATGCATGTCAACAACCTAAAATATTTCAGAAACAGTGGCATTATCAAATGCACTTACAGGTCCATTAAAACAACAAAACTAAGATTCGAAAAGCTATTCAAACAAAAATATCAACTTCACCCATATGATACCCCAAGTATACGGGATTGTAAAAGTGATTTTTCTTGCTTTGACACTTGAACAGATTTCCACACAACTGAATTGGCAAAGTGAAAATGTGTAGGTACTAATTTACATGTTCTACAAAGATTGAAGCTACTCATTTCACCTGCTTGTCGATTGAATCCACAGATCCTACAAGAAATGGGTCATTTTGTGTGTCTCGTCCATCTCCCACCATGGCTGAAGTTTGTGATCGAGCAGTGGATGATGAACCATAATGGGATGAAGTAGGTACAAAAACACTTTTCATTTGACAGGCACTCTGATCGTCTGTGTTCTGAAAACCAGAAGGCACAACTTTCAACGAAACAGGTGGAGTATGTTGTGTAGGTATATGTGAAGATGATGAAGTCACCATTGTGGTGGGTGTTCCACCAGCAGTACCTGTGCCCTGTAGATATTTGAAAAACAACACCACAATTGGGTTTTCTTAAGATCTACTAGAAACAAAACAAGATTGATGCATAAGTATCGGTAGCCAAAAATCCTCCAAATCAATGACCTTTCATCTTGCCTCGTTTAAAAACGGTGAGAATATATATGAACTTTATTATATCggaaaaaaagacaaaaacatTGCTTAAAATGATGGAGAGAGTTACCTGTGGTTGTGATCTTGAGGGAAAGGTGGTTCCATCTGGAAGAACAACCCAACCTGCTTCCCTTGCCAAAGCAGCAATTACATCATTGATATCAGCCCTAACTCTAAGGTTATAGTTCCCATGCCTTCGGAGTCCAGCCAAGATCTTTGCAGTAATAGCTCTCCGCTGTCGCTCCCTAAGCTTTGTTCTTTCCTTCTCTTCTAATGGCCTACATCTACGGGATCCCCCTGGGGTTGGTTGCTCCTGATATTGCTGATGGTGTTGAAACCTATTACTGCTGCTAGATCCATGTACCCCGTCAAAACCTGCTATTGCATGCCTGGCAGCattcttctcttcatcatcatcatcctcatcatcttcttctttcacaTCCATTCCCATCTCTTCGTCATCTTCGTTTGTATCATATCTCTGCATCTCTGATGCCATTCCAGCTTTCTTTTTCCACTTCTTTTACTCGAGTTTTACTACATTTCAAACTTCAGATATAGATGACATTGCTTACACTGTGTCATGCTTCAGCATGATAATTGGACTAAAGAATTCCAGAAGACATTTTTTATATGATTACTGAAGCTTGGTTCTTCAGTTCCCTGATTTCAAcaaaagaatttcaaaaggaaAATATCAATATGTTTAGACCACCAAAAGGCATTTCAGAGAAGACATGAAGAATGGAGCCACTACTTAATGTATTTGGCCATTAGGACCAATAACTAGAAAAATCTTAACACCAATAGCCAACTTATAACAAATAGGAATCTTACCCTTCCATATTGCTAGTCAATATGCATAATGTTTTACATTTTATAAACTACTACCAATATCGAAATATTTACAATATAAGATTAGCTAACAACCAAATGCAGATAGCGTAGAATAAGCTTGAACAAGTTTCTTTGGAAAGCTGTAAGTAACTTATGGATCCTGTAAAAATACACTACTGGATGTGTAAAACTAAAATGCCAtgcaaaaaatgaaagaaaatgtcGTGCAGTCTTCCCAAATCCATCTAGAAGCTACCAACAATTCATCTACTTCAACTATCTGAGCTAACAAATAAAGCATGATTTTTGGCACCATCTAATATAGACatttattttgcttattttaCCACCTTTTCAATCTGGCTACATCCCAATCCCAATTCAGTTGAGCTTGGCTACAAGATTCCTCTATTTCCATTCTGCTTTATTCAGGCCcgttcatatatttttttcattcaaaGGTCCATTTATATGACCACTCCTGTTTGTATGGTTATCTATAAATAATCATCCTTCAGATCGTTTGCAGCAAAAAATTCTCATAAAAAAAGACGTAGATGACTTACAGCGGTCTCGTTTCGCATCTAGTTGTTGTGACACATGCACCGAAGATGACGAGTATCGCCTAGAGAAACCAGATCCATATCCATACAAGAATAAATATTCCGGCGAATTGGCCGGAGCAGAGTGAGGGAAGGTTATTTCCTACAGAAAGAACCTGAAGGATATGAGAGGAGATTTATGTGTTCCGGAAGGTTTTCCGGCGAATATCCGACGGAGGAGGGAGAGATCGATGGTGGTAGACGGCGAGCATGCGAACGCTAGGTTTCTCACGCGTGTGAAGGAAGCCAAGCGTGTCTAAGCATATGGTTGACACGGATGAAGTGCTTTGTGACCTTATCTTCGGAGCGTGCGATTCACACGTTCTGCACGTGCCAAAAGAAGCAAAGTATTGAAGTTGCATAATAGATGGATAGAATTTGtaacattaatttaagaaaaattttGTGATCCCAACTTTTAGGATACACAAGAAATGTGATccttatttaaactatttttattgtaaaaaaattatatattgttAACTTATATAACAATCCAATTAAGAATCATTTGACAACTTATgcaagaagatgaagaagaaaaaagataagCACATAATGCAAGAAATGTGAATTAAAGCTCTTTAATTAGTGAATGTATTAATATGGTGGACAAATGAAAATCATTGTTAGGGATGGGTATGGTACATTATGTTGGGTCCAGTCTCCTTGTTTTCAAAAGTGAAGGTTGTACTTTGTCAAAAATGACTATAATTGCAAATTGCAAGCCTTTGTCAACAAAAGCAGCTTCTTTCGGTGGAAAAGCAACACGGTGAAATAaaaatttcacctataaaagaaGATCTTTAGCTCCTCATTCTACACGTCAATTcacagagagaaaaatatttagagagaTGTGAGGATTccatagactataagaaaatagtctgtgaagaaaaatagagtgtgagcgatattttttGTAAGATGGTAAATCAAAAGactgttattccttttgagtgtgtggtagtcTTTTTTGAGTGTTATACTCGGTACTACCTATGGTGaaatttcttactatagtgatatatCAATTGCTCATATTGGCCCGtgattttttccttatttaaaaggattttcatataaattcttggtgtcattattttttttattttatttcattattttgaccatatatatttttatgttagtcCGCATTTTCTcaacaaattggtatcagagcaaggttttatctgagtatgctctgtggttgcaACATAGTTTGAATTTTCACATCAAAAAAGATTTACTTTGATTTGCTATAGTTATATTTTTGGGGGGGAAATAATTGATGCCAACACTAGTAGAATGGTTACTTTGAATGGtgttaattatgtcatttgaAAGGGGAAAATGAAAGATTTGCTTTGTGTTAAGAATTTTTATCAACCAGTCTTTACCACAGCCTGATAATAAAATAGATGAAGAGTGGAATCTGTTGCACAGACAAGTGTGTGGATTTATTAGGCAATGGTTTGACGATAATGTGTTGAACTATATTTCTAGGGAGACACATGCTTGTACCCTATGGGAGCATCTTGAAAGCTTGTATGCTCGGAAGACTGGAAATAACAAAATGTTCTTAATAATACaaatgttaagtttaaaatatcatgatgatTCTCCGATGACAGATCACCTGAATAATTTTTAGGAAATCATGAATCAGTTATCTGCTATGAACATTAAATTTGACGAAGAAATTCAAGGCTTGCTTCTACTTGGTTCCCTACCAGACTCTTGGAAAATATTTAGAACTTCATTGTCAAATTCTGCTCTGGATGGTATGATCTTTATGGATTCCGCCAAGAGTAATATCTTGAACGAAGAgatgagaagaaaatctcaaTGTTCTTTTTCTTCGTTAGATGTCTTGATAACTAGCTCCAGAGGGAGAAATAAAAATCGTGGTTCTCAGAATAGAGAACATAGTAGGAGAAAATTCAGAGATAAACTTAGGGATATTGAGTGCTATCATTGTGGCATAAAAGGACACACAAAGAAGTTCTGCCGAAAATTGAAGAGAGAgaataaagaaaaagaggaaaataaagaaaatgaaaatgaaaattgCCTAGCCTCTGTCTCCACCGAAGATCTTGTTACAGTCCTTGATGCAGATCTGATAAATAGTACTTGTGATGATTCAAGCTGAGTTTTGGACACTAGTGCCACATCTCATGTGACATCAAGGGAggaatttttttcttcatatactTCTAGTGACTTTGGAACGTTGAGTGTGGGTAATGAGACTGTATCTAGGGTGGTTGGTGTAGGTACAATCTATTTGGAAATTAGTAttggaactaaactagttttgaacaatGTAAACAATGTATCTGATGTTTGTCTACAcctaatttttattgttgttcTAGATAATAAAAGATATGTTAGTACCAATGGAAGTGGAAAGTGGAAACTCATTAAGGGTTTCTTGGTTGTGGCTCGTGGTAACAAACGTCGTGGTCTATATTGGACTATAGTTTCTACTTGTGTCAATATGGTGAATGCAGTCGAGAGTAATAACTCCTCAACATTATGTCACAAGAGGCTCAGTCACATTAGTGAGAAAGGGCTCAATGTTCTAGCTAAGAAGCAATTATTGTCAGATTTCCAAAGTActaaattagaaaagtgtgaGCATTGCTTGTCTAGaaaacaaaatagagtttcCTTTAAGTTCAACCCTCCTAAGAAAGACAGAGTTGCTTGAGTTGGTGTACTATGATTTATGCGGTCCAATGAAGACAAGGACTCTGGGGGTGCACTCTACTTTGTCATTTTCATTGATGACTGCTCAAAAAAGCTTTGTGTCTATGTCTTGAAGACTAAAGACCAAGTGTTATGTCTTTAAGCAGTTTCAGGctttagttgaaagagaaactgaAATATATTCATACTGATAATTGTGGTGAATATTGTGGACCATTTAACGAATATTGCAAGTATCAAGGTATTAGACACTAGAAGACTCCTCCTACGACTCCTTAGCTTAATGGATAGGCTGAGAGGATGAACATGACCTTAATGGAAAGAGTTAGATGTTGCTTTCTAAAGTAAAGTTGTCGAACTCCTTTTGGGGTGAGGCTTTATTGCTTGTTGCAcatgttattaacttatctTCTTCTGTTGCTTTGTAAAGTGATGTTCCAAATAAAGTTTGGTATGAAAAGGATATTTTCTATGACCATTTAAGATTATTTGGTTGTAAAGTTTTTGCGCATGTGCCGAAAGATAAGAGGTCAAAGTTAGATGCCAAGACAAGACAGTATATCTTTATTGGATATGATCTTGATTAATTTGGTTATAGACTATATGATCTAAAAGAGCTTGTGAGAAGCCGCAATGTCGTCTTCATGGAAAATCAAACCATTGAAGATATTGATAAAGCGGAGAAGCTAAAATCTTCAAGTTCTGATGGCATAGTCCATCTTAATCAAGTTCCTCATACAAGTATTCATGATGTTGATGGGCATGATGATTATGGTAATGTTCAGAATCAAGTCCTAGATcaacatattgatgttgatgatgacaatgatgttgttattgataATGCTCTTGCTCATGAAGTTGTGGAAGAAGCAAATAATCCTCTTAGGAGGTCCAAAAGACAACGTATTCCCCTATCTCATTATTCACCTAATGAGTATGTCTTACTCGCTAATGGGGGTGAACCAGAGTGTTATGAGGAGGCCATGGAAAATGAGTGTAAGGATCAATGAATTGAAGCCATGTaagatgagatgaaatcttTGCATAAGAATCACATttatgagttggtgaaattCCTAAGGGCATGAAAGCTTTGAAGAACAAGTGGGtgttcaaagttaaagttgaagaacacaGTTTGAAGCCTAGGTACAAAGCTAGATTGGTTGTTAAAAGATTTGGTCAAAGGAAGGGAATTGACTGTGATGAAGTATTTTCTCCTGTTGTGAAAATGTCCTCTATTTGTACAGTTCTTGGTTTAGCTGCTAGTCTAAATTTAGAGATTGAGCAGATGGATGTGAAGATGAATTTTCTTCACGATGACCTAAAAGAGCAGATTTATATGGAATAACCTGAGGGCTTCAAAGTAAATGATAGAGAAAATTTTGTGTGTAAACTCAAAAAGAGTCTCTACGAGCTAAAACAAGCTCCTAGATAGTGGTACAAAAAGTTTGAATCTGTTATGGAGGAGCAAGGCTACAAGAAAACTTTTTCAGGTCATTGtgtatttgtacaaaaaaaTTTGATAATGATTTTATCACCCTcttgctatatgtggatgatatgttgattgtggGTAGAAATACTTCTAAAATTGACGAGCTGAAGAAAGAGTTGTGTAAGTCTTTtgctatgaaagacttgggtcatGCCAAATAAATTTTAGACATGAGAATTACTTGTCTGAGGGATGAAAGGAAGATCTGTCACAAGATAAGTATATTGAACGCATTTTGAAGCGCTTCAACATAAAGAATGCTAAGCCTGTTAGCATACCTCTTGCTGGTCATATGAAGTTGATCAAGAAGAGGTGTCCTATAGCTCTGGAGGAAAAAGAGAACATCGCCAAAAGTTCCATATTCCTCCATCGTTGGAAGTCTAATGTATGCAATGGTATGTACTACACTTGATATCGATCATGTAGTTGGTGTTGTCAACAGGTTTCTCGACAATCTAGAAAACAACATTGGGAAGCTATAAAGTGAATACTTAAGTATCTGAGAGGAAGCTCAGATAAATGTTTGTGTTTTGAAGTATCAAATTCAATCTTGAAGGGCTATACCAATGCTGATATGGAAGGTAACCTTGATAACAGAAAATCCACTATTGGATATCTGTTTACTTTTTCAAGaggagctatatcatggcagtCAAAGTTGCAGAATTGTGTTGCACTGTGTACAACTAAAGCTGAGTATATTACGGCTATTGAAGCTGGCAAGGAGACGATATAACTCAAGCAATTTCTTCAACAGCTTGACTTGCATCAAAAGGAGTATGTCGTCTATTGTGACAGTCAAAGTGCAATAGACTTGAGCAAGAACTCTATGTACCATGACCGCTTCTACCACTTCACTATAAGTACTCAAACAGTACTTGCCGTTGGAACTGTCAAGAACAAAACACATAGACGTGAGATATTACTAGATTCGAGAAAAGATAGAAGATGAATCTATGCAGGTTGAAAAAATTTCTACAAATAAAAATTCTGCTGATATGCTGACCAAAATGGTAACACGAGACAAGTTCGAGTTGTGTAAAGAACTTGTTGACATGAGCTCTCTGTGATAAAAATACCTCCTTCTAGTGAATGGACTGGAGGGGGAGATTTGTGGGGTCCAGTCCTCTTGTTTTCAAAAGTGAAGGCTGCACTTTATCAAAAATGGCTGCAACAATTTGCAATTGCAAATTGCAAACCTTTGTCAACAAAGACATCTTTTTTCAGTGGAAAAGCAACACGATGAAATGAAAATTTCACATATAAAAGGAGCTTTTCAGCTTCTCATTCTACACACCAATTcacaaaaagaaatatttagagAGCTGTGAGGATTccatagactataagaaaatagtctgtaaaaaaaatagagtgtgagcaATATTTTTTGTAAGGTGATAAAttaaaagagtgttattccttttgagtgagTGGTAGTCATTTTTAAGTGTTGTACTCGGTACAACCCGGTataaaatttcttactatagtgatatcagttgctcctaTTGACCCAtagttttttccttatttaaaagggtttccacgtaaaaattttggtgtcattatttttccattttatttcattattttgaccatatatattttgatattagTCCGCATTTTCCAACACACTATGGTATAATATTGAAAATTTTGGTTCAATAGTTTTGATTTTTAGTTTTAAGGATATTGTATcattatcaaattaaattagttTTGAACCCATCAACCACTAAGCCAACCTCCAATCTTATATTCAAGaggtttaaaattaatatatagacataaaaattcttaaaaataccttatatataaaatataattttttatcgaGGAAGTTCGGGTAAACCCCTTCAATCACCTCTAGATCTGCCCT
This window encodes:
- the LOC129886570 gene encoding beta-amylase 7-like isoform X1, yielding MASEMQRYDTNEDDEEMGMDVKEEDDEDDDDEEKNAARHAIAGFDGVHGSSSSNRFQHHQQYQEQPTPGGSRRCRPLEEKERTKLRERQRRAITAKILAGLRRHGNYNLRVRADINDVIAALAREAGWVVLPDGTTFPSRSQPQGTGTAGGTPTTMVTSSSSHIPTQHTPPVSLKVVPSGFQNTDDQSACQMKSVFVPTSSHYGSSSTARSQTSAMVGDGRDTQNDPFLVGSVDSIDKQVVDMHTKFQEHDFAGTPYIPVYVMLPLGVINMKSELVDADGLVKQLRVLKSINVDGVMVDCWWGIVEANAPQDYNWNGYKRLFQVVREHKLKIKVVMSFHECGGNIGDDVCIPLPHWVSEIGRSNPDIYFTDRAGRRNPECLSWGIDKERVLRGRTAVEVYFDYMRSFRAEFDEFFEDGIISMVEIGLGPCGELRYPSNPVKHGWRYPGVGEFQCYDQYLLKNLRKAAEARGHSFWARGPDNAGSYNSQPQETGFFCDGGDYDGYYGRFFLNWYSQVLVDHADRMLSLAKLAFDGTCIAAKLSGIHWWYKIASHAAELTAGFYNPSNRDGYVVIAAMLKKHGAALNFKCAEMRMLEEAVDFCEALGDPGGLTWQVLNAAWDVSLPVCNENAFLCHDRGGYNCLLEKAKPLNNPDGKHIFSFTYLRLSPLLMDGQNYMEFERFVKRMHGEAVLEFQL
- the LOC129886570 gene encoding beta-amylase 7-like isoform X2 → MASEMQRYDTNEDDEEMGMDVKEEDDEDDDDEEKNAARHAIAGFDGVHGSSSSNRFQHHQQYQEQPTPGGSRRCRPLEEKERTKLRERQRRAITAKILAGLRRHGNYNLRVRADINDVIAALAREAGWVVLPDGTTFPSRSQPQGTGTAGGTPTTMVTSSSSHIPTQHTPPVSLKVVPSGFQNTDDQSACQMKSVFVPTSSHYGSSSTARSQTSAMVGDGRDTQNDPFLVGSVDSIDKQVVDMHTKFQEHDFAGTPYIPVYVMLPLGVINMKSELVDADGLVKQLRVLKSINVDGVMVDCWWGIVEANAPQDYNWNGYKRLFQVVREHKLKIKVVMSFHECGGNIGDDVCIPLPHWVSEIGRSNPDIYFTDRAGRRNPECLSWGIDKERVLRGRTAVEVYFDYMRSFRAEFDEFFEDGIISMVEIGLGPCGELRYPSNPVKHGWRYPGVGEFQCYDQYLLKNLRKAAEARGHSFWARGPDNAGSYNSQPQETGFFCDGGDYDGYYGRFFLNWYSQVLVDHADRMLSLAKLAFDGTCIAAKLSGIHWWYKIASHAAELTAGFYNPSNRDGYVVIAAMLKKHGAALNFKCAEMRMLEEAVDFCEALGDPGGLTWC